In Anaerolineales bacterium, one DNA window encodes the following:
- the rfbA gene encoding glucose-1-phosphate thymidylyltransferase RfbA — protein MKGIILAGGRGTRLYPLTLATSKQMLPVYDKPMIYYPLSMLMLAGIREILIISTPEDLPVIRRLLGDGKSWGVQFSYAEQAEPRGLADAFLIGREFIDGDRVCLILGDNIFFGQGLPAQLQTAAVLERGALIFAYPVQDPQRYGVVEFDTEGKAISLEEKPQKPRSNYAVPGLYFYDERVVEFSETLKPSARGEIEITDLNRIYLDMGELQVIPFGRGVAWLDAGTHESLLQAANFVQVVEDRQGLMISSPEEIAYRRGFINRDQLRELAQRIGSSNYRNYLLRLAEENET, from the coding sequence ATGAAAGGCATCATTCTTGCAGGCGGACGTGGGACGCGCTTGTATCCGCTCACACTGGCAACCAGCAAACAAATGCTGCCCGTGTATGACAAACCGATGATCTACTACCCCCTGTCCATGCTGATGCTGGCTGGGATACGCGAAATCCTGATCATCAGCACTCCTGAAGATCTGCCTGTTATTCGCAGGCTTTTGGGAGATGGAAAATCCTGGGGGGTGCAATTCTCCTATGCCGAGCAGGCAGAGCCGCGCGGTCTGGCAGATGCATTTTTAATCGGCAGGGAATTTATTGACGGGGATCGTGTTTGCCTTATTTTGGGTGATAATATCTTTTTTGGGCAGGGACTACCCGCTCAACTGCAAACTGCCGCCGTGCTGGAGCGGGGCGCATTGATCTTCGCCTATCCGGTACAGGATCCGCAGCGCTACGGTGTGGTGGAGTTTGACACTGAAGGGAAGGCAATCAGCCTCGAGGAGAAGCCTCAGAAGCCCCGCTCCAATTACGCAGTTCCCGGGTTGTATTTCTATGACGAGCGCGTGGTGGAATTTTCCGAAACCTTAAAACCATCCGCGCGCGGCGAGATCGAGATCACGGATTTGAACCGTATCTATCTGGACATGGGCGAATTGCAGGTCATCCCGTTCGGGCGCGGCGTGGCCTGGCTGGATGCCGGCACGCACGAGTCCCTGCTTCAAGCGGCAAACTTTGTACAGGTGGTGGAGGACCGCCAGGGATTGATGATCTCCTCACCCGAGGAAATTGCCTATCGGCGGGGGTTTATTAATCGAGATCAATTACGGGAATTGGCGCAGCGGATTGGAAGTAGTAATTATAGAAATTATCTACTTCGACTGGCAGAAGAGAATGAGACATAA
- a CDS encoding carbon-nitrogen hydrolase family protein has protein sequence MSRLFGIAAVQMSVEAWDVDRTFEKMADVALNIHKQLPWINMVVYHELVVPGLVQFKTPVDVDWFKKNSGPVPGPQTDRFCDLARKTRQWLIPGSMWEAEGDKMYNTSVVISPDGDIVAKYRKMFPWLPYEAGTAAGDQFCVFDIPGVGRFGLCICYDMWFPEVSRTLAWMGAEVIIQPTLTPTSDRPLELVMAQANALFNQCYFVSVNGVGTWGGGRSTIIDPDGRILQQAGTNQTFMTEMIDLDHTTRTREYGTLGLAQTLKQLRDSGQKFPIYGNQGVEGGSFDQLGKLSFHRIQGENVNE, from the coding sequence ATGAGTCGTTTATTTGGAATCGCTGCTGTGCAAATGTCCGTTGAAGCGTGGGACGTGGATCGGACATTTGAGAAGATGGCTGATGTGGCGTTGAATATCCACAAGCAACTTCCGTGGATCAACATGGTGGTGTACCACGAATTGGTGGTGCCAGGTCTGGTGCAATTCAAAACACCCGTGGATGTGGACTGGTTCAAGAAGAACAGCGGACCTGTGCCCGGACCGCAGACGGATCGTTTTTGCGACCTGGCGCGCAAGACCCGACAGTGGCTGATCCCTGGCTCAATGTGGGAGGCCGAAGGCGACAAAATGTACAACACATCGGTGGTCATCTCACCCGACGGCGATATAGTGGCGAAGTATCGCAAGATGTTTCCGTGGCTTCCGTATGAAGCGGGGACAGCGGCGGGCGACCAGTTCTGCGTGTTCGACATCCCCGGCGTGGGGCGTTTCGGTCTATGTATTTGTTATGACATGTGGTTCCCCGAAGTCTCGCGTACGCTGGCATGGATGGGGGCGGAGGTGATCATCCAGCCAACACTCACTCCCACCTCCGACCGCCCGCTGGAGTTGGTGATGGCGCAGGCGAATGCGTTGTTCAACCAGTGTTACTTCGTGAGCGTGAACGGCGTCGGCACATGGGGGGGCGGGCGTTCCACGATCATTGACCCCGACGGGCGCATCCTGCAGCAGGCTGGTACAAACCAGACTTTTATGACTGAGATGATTGACCTCGACCACACCACACGCACGCGTGAATACGGTACGCTAGGGCTTGCACAGACATTGAAACAGTTGCGCGATTCGGGACAGAAATTCCCGATCTATGGGAATCAGGGCGTGGAAGGCGGAAGTTTTGACCAATTGGGAAAACTCTCCTTCCATCGTATTCAAGGCGAAAACGTCAATGAATAG
- a CDS encoding ABC transporter ATP-binding protein, with protein MTHLIEVHSLKKHFRLPGGWLSGDIKHVCAVDGVDLSIASGETFGLVGESGCGKTTLGRMILRLIEPTSGSVLFDGKDITAIDKRNMKPIRREMQIVFQNPLSSLSPRLKVEQIIAEPLVTHNVLEKDEIRPRVIELLEQVGLGGQHLDRFPHEMSGGQCQRVAVARALALNPKLIVLDEPTSALDVSVQAQIINLLDDLKRSFGLTYLFISHDLNVIQHISDRIGVMYLGKLVEVGSAEDVYNEPRHPYTQALFGAIPMPVVEDKRELKVLEGNVPSPVNPPPGCRFHTRCPIAQKICQETEPALRQVGDALSLSKRGGRQVACHFVE; from the coding sequence ATGACCCATCTTATTGAAGTTCACTCCCTCAAGAAACATTTCCGATTGCCGGGCGGCTGGCTTTCGGGCGACATCAAACATGTCTGCGCGGTGGACGGGGTGGATCTCTCCATCGCCTCTGGCGAGACCTTCGGGCTGGTCGGCGAATCGGGATGCGGGAAGACTACGCTCGGGCGGATGATCCTGCGGCTGATCGAACCGACTTCAGGCAGTGTGCTGTTCGACGGAAAAGATATCACTGCAATCGACAAACGCAATATGAAACCCATCCGCCGTGAAATGCAGATCGTGTTTCAAAACCCGCTTTCGTCGTTGAGTCCGCGCTTGAAGGTGGAGCAGATCATTGCCGAGCCGCTGGTCACGCACAATGTATTGGAAAAGGACGAAATTCGTCCGCGGGTAATCGAACTGCTGGAACAGGTCGGCTTGGGCGGTCAGCATCTCGACCGCTTCCCGCACGAGATGTCTGGTGGGCAGTGTCAGCGTGTGGCGGTGGCACGGGCGCTGGCGTTGAATCCGAAACTGATCGTGCTGGACGAGCCGACGTCGGCGCTGGATGTTTCAGTGCAGGCGCAAATCATCAATCTGCTGGATGACCTCAAACGATCATTTGGATTGACCTATCTGTTCATCTCGCATGATTTGAATGTAATCCAACATATCAGTGACCGCATCGGCGTGATGTATTTGGGCAAGTTGGTGGAAGTCGGCTCGGCGGAAGATGTGTACAACGAGCCGCGACATCCGTACACGCAGGCGTTGTTCGGCGCGATCCCCATGCCTGTGGTCGAAGACAAACGCGAGTTAAAGGTGCTGGAGGGCAATGTGCCGAGCCCTGTCAACCCGCCTCCGGGATGCCGCTTCCATACGAGATGCCCCATCGCGCAGAAAATTTGTCAGGAAACAGAACCAGCTTTACGTCAGGTAGGCGATGCGTTGAGCCTGTCGAAACGAGGCGGAAGACAAGTCGCCTGTCATTTTGTGGAATAA
- a CDS encoding ABC transporter ATP-binding protein, whose translation MTMSLQAEQSNLLTVSNLNLEFKTSRGILKALNGISFNVKRGEVFGLVGETGCGKTVTGLSVLRLLPRSARITNGIINFDSKNLLDASASEMEQLRGGRIAMIFQDPSSSLNPVFTIGSQMVRVIRQHTDLNAKQAGERAGETLEAVGLPDVTRVMNSYPHQLSGGQQQRVMIAMALSCDPQLLIADEPTTALDVTIQAQILKLLRDLQKQFDISVILITHNLGVVAQTCDRLAVLYAGRVAEIGSTKDIFTNPRHPYTRGLMNAIPKPGSRGKKMAAISGTVPSNPGAMQGCPFAPRCEFAFDRCNTESPALLNVSDEHLASCFLVEHAG comes from the coding sequence ATGACCATGTCATTGCAAGCGGAGCAAAGCAATCTTCTCACTGTCTCTAATTTGAACCTTGAGTTCAAAACCTCGCGCGGTATTCTCAAGGCGTTGAATGGAATTTCCTTCAACGTAAAACGCGGCGAAGTATTTGGACTTGTCGGCGAGACGGGCTGCGGAAAAACGGTCACGGGGCTCTCGGTGTTGCGTCTGCTTCCGCGCTCGGCGCGCATCACAAACGGGATCATCAACTTTGATTCCAAAAATCTGCTCGATGCGTCCGCTTCTGAAATGGAACAGCTGCGCGGCGGAAGAATCGCGATGATCTTTCAAGACCCGTCATCGTCGCTTAATCCTGTGTTCACCATCGGCTCACAGATGGTGCGGGTGATCCGTCAACACACGGACTTGAACGCAAAACAAGCCGGCGAACGCGCAGGTGAAACGCTCGAAGCGGTGGGACTCCCCGATGTGACGCGCGTGATGAATTCATACCCCCATCAACTCTCGGGCGGACAACAGCAGCGCGTGATGATCGCGATGGCGCTTTCGTGCGATCCGCAATTACTGATCGCAGATGAACCCACCACCGCGCTGGATGTCACCATTCAAGCCCAGATCCTCAAACTTCTGCGCGACCTGCAAAAGCAGTTCGATATTTCGGTCATCCTGATCACGCACAATCTTGGCGTCGTCGCACAGACTTGTGACCGTCTCGCTGTTCTCTACGCAGGCCGTGTGGCAGAGATCGGTTCCACAAAGGATATCTTCACCAATCCCCGGCATCCCTACACGCGCGGGCTGATGAATGCCATTCCAAAACCCGGCTCGCGCGGAAAAAAGATGGCGGCTATTTCCGGCACGGTTCCGTCGAATCCTGGCGCGATGCAAGGCTGTCCATTTGCGCCGCGTTGCGAGTTTGCTTTTGACCGCTGCAACACTGAATCGCCCGCGTTGTTGAATGTCAGCGATGAACATCTGGCTTCATGTTTTTTAGTTGAACATGCTGGTTGA
- a CDS encoding ABC transporter permease → MTTIPLIPAPENERTRTFRHVLSVIMRDPLALMSTIIIILFILVAVFAKQIAPYPLEGAGKTNAPNALLAPSPEYPLGTDKLGRDMLSRIIVGARAALMVPMGVVFFAVLIGTPLGALAGYKGGWVDEIIMRITDLFLAFPSLLLAMAITSALGRGLDKAAIALVISWWPWYTRIARGVAVSLRERYFIEAAQAIGVRDAVIIFRHILPNTISPILVQATVDLGTVILAMGGLAFLGLGTQPPSPDWGLMVSEGRELILNQWWVATYPGIAIFVVVLAFNLLGDTLRDIFDPRQYK, encoded by the coding sequence ATGACCACCATTCCTCTCATCCCCGCCCCTGAAAACGAACGCACACGCACATTCCGTCACGTGCTGTCTGTCATCATGCGGGACCCGCTGGCGTTGATGAGCACAATCATTATCATTCTTTTCATTTTGGTCGCTGTCTTTGCAAAACAGATCGCACCGTATCCGCTCGAAGGTGCCGGGAAGACAAACGCTCCCAACGCCCTGCTGGCTCCCTCTCCTGAATATCCGCTCGGCACCGACAAGCTCGGGCGTGACATGCTCAGCCGCATCATCGTCGGCGCGCGCGCGGCATTGATGGTACCAATGGGCGTGGTCTTCTTCGCGGTGCTGATAGGCACTCCGCTCGGCGCGCTGGCTGGCTACAAAGGCGGCTGGGTGGACGAAATCATCATGCGCATCACGGACTTGTTCCTGGCATTTCCCTCATTACTTTTGGCAATGGCGATCACCTCTGCTTTGGGGCGCGGACTGGACAAAGCTGCCATCGCATTGGTCATCTCGTGGTGGCCCTGGTACACGCGCATCGCGCGCGGGGTGGCGGTCAGTTTGAGGGAAAGATATTTCATAGAGGCTGCCCAAGCCATCGGCGTGAGGGATGCGGTCATCATCTTCAGGCATATCCTGCCGAATACGATTTCCCCCATCCTCGTACAGGCAACTGTCGATCTCGGCACGGTCATCCTTGCGATGGGCGGGCTGGCATTTCTGGGGCTTGGCACACAGCCGCCTTCGCCCGATTGGGGCTTGATGGTTAGCGAGGGGCGTGAGTTGATTTTAAACCAATGGTGGGTTGCGACGTATCCTGGCATTGCGATCTTCGTGGTGGTACTGGCGTTCAATTTGCTGGGCGACACATTGCGTGACATCTTTGACCCGAGGCAATATAAATGA
- a CDS encoding ABC transporter permease codes for MRHLEFILRRLLTSLFVLLGVSIITFFIARVVPTDAASLYAGPKARPEELARIREKLGLDKPLPTQYFIYMGELLQGDLGNSISTKRPITQEISDRLPATLELLLAGMFLALLIGVPLGVLSARWQGKLPDLVVRLISIIGVSMPAFFLGLLLQIIFFRNLEWLPLIGRLDADIRFISPVTEITRFIVLDSLLTRNWVALKDSLLHLILPAFTLAAYPIGLIARMTRATMLEVLEQDYIRTARAYGVRDSVITYIYALKNAISPTLTVIGLTFAFALTGTFFVEIIFTWPGLGLFTTRSLLNLDYPAIMGMTLLGASGYVLINLIVDVVQSWVDPRVSLN; via the coding sequence ATGCGCCATCTCGAATTCATCCTCCGCCGCCTGCTGACATCCCTCTTCGTTTTACTGGGTGTCTCCATCATCACCTTCTTCATCGCAAGGGTGGTGCCGACTGATGCCGCATCGTTGTATGCAGGTCCCAAAGCGCGCCCGGAGGAACTGGCACGCATCCGCGAGAAATTGGGGTTGGATAAACCGCTCCCCACACAATATTTCATCTACATGGGCGAACTCCTGCAAGGCGACTTGGGCAACTCAATTTCTACCAAGCGCCCGATCACTCAGGAAATTTCAGACCGCCTGCCCGCCACGCTGGAACTGCTTCTTGCGGGCATGTTCCTTGCCCTGCTTATCGGCGTTCCGCTTGGGGTTCTCAGCGCACGCTGGCAGGGAAAACTCCCCGATCTGGTTGTTCGATTGATCTCCATCATCGGCGTTTCTATGCCCGCCTTTTTTCTTGGACTTCTTTTGCAAATTATTTTCTTCCGCAACCTGGAATGGCTTCCGCTCATCGGCAGATTGGATGCCGACATACGCTTCATCAGCCCTGTGACGGAGATCACGCGCTTTATCGTCCTCGATTCTCTCTTAACTCGAAACTGGGTCGCCCTTAAGGACTCTCTCCTGCACCTGATCCTTCCCGCATTTACGCTTGCCGCCTACCCCATCGGGCTCATCGCCCGCATGACCCGCGCCACCATGCTCGAAGTGCTGGAGCAGGATTACATCCGCACCGCGCGCGCCTATGGGGTTCGAGACAGTGTCATCACCTACATCTACGCGTTGAAAAATGCCATCAGCCCCACCCTGACAGTCATCGGCTTGACCTTCGCTTTTGCATTGACTGGCACCTTCTTCGTTGAAATTATTTTCACCTGGCCCGGTTTAGGTCTTTTTACCACACGCTCGTTATTAAATCTCGATTATCCCGCCATCATGGGTATGACCCTGCTCGGTGCATCTGGATACGTCCTCATCAATTTGATCGTGGATGTGGTCCAATCCTGGGTTGACCCACGCGTGAGTTTGAATTGA
- a CDS encoding ABC transporter substrate-binding protein translates to MKRFTLFVSLLVALSMIVSACAPKAPAASEVPPADAAPATEAPPAPELPQVLKVANTANITTWDPIESFSTEAAYMANVYEQLLSVNPPGSAEQFTPLLAESWESNEDGTVWTFNLRSGVTFHDGEPMNADAVVKSLDAARTSGGASFIWWMVDSIEVVDDLTVQFNLSASAPIDLIASSLYGAWIISPKALDAAAADENYWANGVEAGTGPYVIESYVPDQEIVFQKYENYWGGWEDDQFDTVLVQIIPEALTQQQLLESGSVDLVTSIPRDNYGSFKDNPDYTYLEEPSFFNYVGFFNTLRPPLNDPKVRQALSYAIPYEDIIQIGVKGLGTQSHGPVPAGVWPWSPDVNQYTYDIDKAKELLAEAGYEGGGFSLRLTYAAENATHEAYAPLIKDAYAELGVDVTIEAIAFGTQWAEAKNDPANAQDMFLLLYWPTYSDAGSDNLWSMFYYTEKPFFNLSYWNNPEFNTLVDEAIGLTVTDPAASQAKYVEAMNLLVDEAAGLFFFDTKAVFIIPNSIEGFQYNLNYPFVQYFFYDLRPAK, encoded by the coding sequence ATGAAACGCTTTACCTTGTTCGTGTCCTTGCTCGTTGCGCTTTCGATGATCGTGAGCGCGTGTGCACCCAAAGCGCCTGCTGCATCAGAGGTGCCCCCTGCGGATGCCGCGCCTGCGACGGAAGCCCCCCCTGCACCAGAGCTCCCACAGGTGCTGAAGGTCGCCAATACCGCCAACATCACCACCTGGGATCCCATCGAATCCTTCTCGACCGAAGCGGCATACATGGCAAATGTGTATGAGCAATTGCTCAGTGTCAACCCGCCTGGCTCCGCCGAGCAATTCACCCCTCTGCTCGCCGAGAGTTGGGAATCGAATGAAGACGGAACGGTGTGGACCTTCAACCTGCGCTCTGGTGTCACCTTCCATGACGGCGAACCGATGAATGCCGACGCCGTAGTCAAATCACTGGATGCCGCACGCACCTCCGGCGGCGCATCCTTTATCTGGTGGATGGTGGACTCTATTGAAGTCGTGGACGACCTGACCGTCCAATTCAACCTGAGCGCATCCGCCCCGATCGACCTGATCGCCTCTTCCCTCTACGGAGCCTGGATCATCAGCCCCAAAGCACTAGACGCCGCTGCCGCAGACGAAAACTACTGGGCAAATGGCGTGGAAGCAGGCACAGGTCCGTATGTGATCGAGTCCTACGTCCCCGACCAGGAGATCGTCTTCCAGAAATACGAAAACTACTGGGGCGGCTGGGAGGATGACCAGTTCGACACCGTCCTCGTGCAGATCATCCCGGAAGCATTGACCCAGCAGCAGTTGCTCGAATCGGGCAGTGTTGACCTCGTCACCAGCATCCCGCGCGACAACTACGGCAGTTTCAAGGACAATCCCGATTACACCTACCTTGAAGAACCCTCCTTCTTCAATTATGTGGGCTTCTTCAACACCCTGCGCCCGCCGTTGAATGACCCGAAGGTTCGTCAGGCGCTCTCCTATGCCATCCCCTACGAAGACATCATCCAGATCGGTGTCAAGGGACTCGGCACGCAAAGCCACGGACCCGTGCCTGCGGGAGTGTGGCCCTGGTCACCTGATGTCAATCAGTACACCTACGACATCGATAAAGCCAAGGAACTGCTCGCCGAAGCAGGCTACGAAGGCGGTGGATTCAGCCTGCGCCTGACCTATGCCGCAGAGAACGCCACCCACGAAGCCTACGCCCCGCTCATCAAGGATGCCTATGCCGAACTCGGCGTGGATGTGACCATCGAAGCCATCGCCTTCGGAACGCAGTGGGCGGAAGCGAAGAACGATCCCGCCAACGCACAGGACATGTTCCTCCTGCTCTACTGGCCCACCTACTCCGACGCGGGCTCCGACAACCTTTGGTCCATGTTCTACTACACCGAAAAGCCCTTCTTCAACCTGTCCTATTGGAACAACCCAGAATTCAACACACTGGTTGATGAAGCCATCGGTCTGACCGTCACCGACCCCGCCGCGTCTCAGGCGAAGTACGTGGAAGCCATGAACCTGCTCGTGGACGAAGCTGCTGGTCTGTTCTTCTTCGACACCAAGGCTGTCTTTATCATCCCAAACAGCATCGAGGGTTTCCAGTACAATCTGAACTATCCGTTCGTGCAGTACTTCTTCTACGACCTGCGCCCTGCGAAATAA